The following proteins come from a genomic window of Sorghum bicolor cultivar BTx623 chromosome 3, Sorghum_bicolor_NCBIv3, whole genome shotgun sequence:
- the LOC110433636 gene encoding uncharacterized protein LOC110433636 produces the protein MTFKASSSSKGKSKKEESSEEEMDSDDEAMSLLVRKMGKFMKKKGYGARKKRDFTKGNGNGRLCFKCKSPDHVVANCPHLDDDDDDNKKKKDKNERKEKNPRR, from the coding sequence ATGACATTCAAGGCTTCATCCTCATCCAAGGGCAAGAGCAAGAAAGAAGAGTCAAGTGAGGAAGAAAtggatagtgatgatgaggctatgtCACTTCTAGTTCGCAAGATGggcaagttcatgaagaagaagggctatggtgcaagaaagaaaagagactTCACCAAAGGCAATGGTAATGGAAGGCTTTGCTTCaaatgcaagagccccgatcatgtgGTGGCCAATTGTCCACatcttgatgatgatgatgatgacaacaagaagaagaaggacaagaatgAGAGAAAGGAAAAGAATCCAAGAAGATGA